A stretch of Bordetella genomosp. 13 DNA encodes these proteins:
- a CDS encoding glutathione S-transferase family protein: MYTLIIGNKNYSSWSLRAWLALRAGGIPFKEQKVGLFTDEFARTLGGVTPAGLVPVLLDGSFAVWDSLAICEYVAERHPEAQLWPADARARARARSLAAQMHSGFSQLRNLLPMNVEALLPGVDITEAQQDISRIQAIWQDTRAEFGRDGPFLFGRFSITDAFYAPVVSRFVTYGVPAAGPVREYMDAVLALPAMQEWTRDACAEATFVPADEPYRTQR, from the coding sequence ATGTACACCCTGATCATCGGCAACAAGAATTACTCGTCCTGGTCGCTGCGCGCGTGGCTGGCCCTGCGCGCCGGCGGCATCCCCTTCAAAGAGCAGAAGGTGGGGCTTTTTACCGATGAGTTCGCCCGCACGCTGGGCGGCGTCACGCCGGCCGGCCTGGTGCCGGTGTTGCTGGACGGCAGCTTCGCGGTATGGGATTCGCTGGCCATCTGCGAATACGTGGCCGAACGCCATCCCGAGGCGCAGCTGTGGCCTGCCGATGCCCGCGCCCGGGCCCGCGCGCGCTCGCTGGCCGCGCAGATGCACAGCGGTTTTTCGCAGCTGCGCAACCTGCTGCCGATGAACGTGGAAGCGCTGCTGCCCGGCGTGGACATCACCGAGGCGCAGCAGGACATCTCGCGCATCCAGGCCATCTGGCAGGACACGCGCGCCGAGTTCGGCCGCGACGGCCCCTTCCTGTTCGGGCGGTTCAGCATCACCGATGCCTTCTACGCCCCCGTGGTGTCGCGCTTCGTCACGTATGGCGTGCCGGCGGCCGGCCCGGTGCGCGAGTACATGGACGCGGTGCTGGCGCTGCCCGCCATGCAGGAATGGACCCGCGACGCCTGCGCCGAGGCCACCTTCGTGCCGGCCGACGAGCCCTATCGCACCCAGCGCTGA
- a CDS encoding shikimate kinase produces MNVFANSCASTDDVGPTDAPCADARATPCAAQTASLPYDLPIFLVGMMGAGKTTIGRGLARTLGREFVDLDHELESRCGVRVPVIFEIEGETGFRRREANALQECTQRRAIVLATGGGAILSEENRRLLRERGVVVYLRASVDELYRRTCRDRNRPLLATADPRGTLRQLLTLREPLYQEAAHLVVDTGCTPVANLVKSLIPKLQAYEAQQ; encoded by the coding sequence ATGAATGTTTTTGCGAACTCCTGCGCGTCCACGGACGACGTCGGCCCGACAGACGCCCCGTGCGCGGATGCGCGCGCGACGCCCTGCGCCGCGCAGACCGCCAGCCTGCCGTATGACCTGCCCATTTTCCTGGTGGGCATGATGGGCGCGGGCAAGACCACCATAGGGCGTGGCCTGGCGCGCACGTTGGGCCGCGAATTCGTCGACCTGGATCATGAGCTGGAATCGCGCTGCGGCGTGAGGGTCCCGGTGATATTCGAGATCGAGGGTGAGACCGGTTTTCGCCGGCGCGAGGCGAATGCGCTGCAAGAGTGTACTCAACGCCGGGCCATCGTACTTGCCACGGGTGGCGGCGCCATCCTGTCTGAAGAAAACCGGCGCCTGCTGCGCGAGCGCGGTGTGGTGGTGTATTTGCGCGCCAGCGTTGACGAACTCTACCGCCGGACGTGCCGCGACCGCAACCGGCCGCTGCTGGCCACCGCCGATCCGCGCGGCACGCTGCGCCAGCTGCTTACCCTGCGCGAGCCGCTATACCAAGAGGCGGCGCACCTGGTCGTCGACACCGGCTGCACGCCGGTCGCAAACCTGGTGAAGTCGCTCATTCCCAAGCTGCAAGCCTACGAGGCCCAACAATGA
- the aroB gene encoding 3-dehydroquinate synthase has translation MTVVVDVDTPGGRYPIHIGPGRLDSLDACIPADATSIVVVTNPVVGELYGARAVAALQRTGKRVLRIDLPDGEAHKDWQTLNLIFDGLLENRCDRRAVLVALGGGVIGDMTGFAAAVYMRGIRFVQVPTTVLAQVDSSVGGKTAVNHPLGKNMIGAFHQPIAVEIDTDVLRTLPAREISAGLAEVIKYGLILDPEFWQWCEAHAAALRALDRDALAHAIRRSCELKAQVVGKDERESGLRAILNLGHTFGHAIESGLGYGVWLHGEAVGCGMVQAAELSALVTGFPRADVDRVRKLVAAIGCPVTAPDLGAERWLSLMQVDKKAEGGEIKFVLMPRIGQAVSRTAPDDAVRDVLKRTVA, from the coding sequence ATGACCGTGGTCGTCGACGTCGACACTCCCGGCGGGCGCTATCCCATCCACATCGGGCCGGGCCGGCTCGACAGCCTGGACGCCTGCATTCCCGCCGACGCCACCTCCATCGTCGTCGTCACCAATCCCGTCGTGGGTGAACTCTACGGCGCGCGCGCCGTGGCCGCGCTGCAGCGTACGGGCAAGCGCGTGCTTCGCATCGACCTGCCCGACGGCGAGGCGCACAAAGACTGGCAGACGCTGAACCTGATCTTCGACGGCCTGCTCGAGAACCGCTGCGACCGACGCGCCGTGCTGGTGGCGCTGGGCGGCGGCGTCATCGGCGACATGACGGGGTTTGCCGCGGCCGTGTACATGCGCGGAATCCGCTTCGTGCAGGTGCCCACCACGGTGCTGGCGCAGGTCGATTCGTCGGTGGGCGGCAAGACCGCCGTCAACCATCCGCTGGGCAAGAACATGATCGGCGCGTTCCACCAGCCCATCGCGGTGGAGATCGACACCGACGTGCTGCGCACGCTGCCCGCCCGCGAGATATCGGCCGGGCTGGCCGAGGTCATCAAGTATGGGCTGATCCTCGACCCCGAATTCTGGCAATGGTGCGAGGCCCATGCCGCGGCGCTGCGCGCGCTCGACCGCGACGCGCTGGCCCATGCCATCCGCCGCTCGTGCGAGCTGAAGGCGCAGGTGGTGGGCAAGGACGAGCGCGAGTCCGGCCTGCGCGCCATTCTCAACCTGGGCCACACGTTCGGCCACGCCATCGAGTCGGGCCTGGGCTATGGCGTATGGCTGCACGGCGAGGCCGTGGGATGCGGCATGGTGCAGGCCGCCGAGCTGTCCGCGCTGGTCACCGGTTTTCCGCGGGCCGACGTGGATCGCGTGCGCAAGCTGGTGGCCGCCATCGGATGTCCCGTCACCGCGCCCGACCTGGGCGCCGAGCGCTGGCTGTCGCTGATGCAGGTCGACAAGAAGGCCGAAGGCGGCGAGATCAAATTCGTGCTGATGCCGCGCATCGGGCAGGCCGTAAGCCGCACGGCGCCGGACGATGCCGTGCGCGACGTGTTGAAGCGCACCGTCGCATGA
- the cyaY gene encoding iron donor protein CyaY, producing MTETEFLALIDQVLDSIESQADDWTASLDVDVEASRSGNVLTLVFEDGTHVVVNSQAAMQELWVAARTGGFHYRYDGQHWKDTRGGPDLPEALSQICSEAAGQPVTVRV from the coding sequence ATGACCGAAACCGAATTTCTTGCGTTGATCGACCAGGTGCTGGACAGCATCGAGAGCCAGGCTGACGACTGGACGGCTTCGCTGGACGTGGACGTCGAGGCCAGCCGCAGCGGCAACGTGCTGACGCTGGTGTTCGAGGACGGCACGCACGTTGTCGTCAATTCGCAGGCTGCCATGCAGGAACTCTGGGTGGCCGCGCGCACCGGCGGTTTCCATTACCGCTACGACGGCCAGCACTGGAAGGACACCCGCGGCGGCCCCGACCTGCCCGAGGCGCTGTCGCAGATCTGTTCCGAAGCGGCGGGCCAGCCGGTGACGGTGCGCGTATAA
- the lptM gene encoding LPS translocon maturation chaperone LptM, whose amino-acid sequence MSHPARSRTVLRIVATLAAASLLAACGFKGPLYLPPAEGQSASDARTAPQPPTQPGIRNSPQLPSPSTLPR is encoded by the coding sequence GTGTCCCATCCGGCCCGCAGCCGCACGGTTCTACGCATTGTAGCCACGCTGGCCGCCGCCAGTTTGCTGGCCGCGTGCGGCTTCAAGGGGCCGCTGTACCTGCCGCCCGCCGAAGGCCAGTCGGCCTCCGACGCGCGCACCGCGCCGCAGCCGCCCACCCAGCCCGGCATCCGCAATTCGCCCCAGCTTCCCTCTCCCAGCACCCTGCCCCGATGA
- a CDS encoding deoxyguanosinetriphosphate triphosphohydrolase, translating into MTPLAVYACHPDRTRGRAHAEPPATNRTEFQRDRDRIVHCTAFRRLEYKTQVFVNHEGDLFRTRLTHSLEVAQIARTLARNLGLSEDLTEAIALAHDLGHTPFGHAGQDELNACMHELAPQAGGFEHNLQSLRVVDELEERYAEFNGLNLCFETREGILKHCSAAHARQLGDVGLRFLERTQPSLEAQVANLADEVAYNNHDIDDGLRSGLITLEQMQQVAIFARHHAEVMRLHPGIPSRRAIAETIRRMINTLITDLTATTLARVRQHAPDSADAVRQAPALAGFSDEVRQEADELKRFLFHNLYRHYQVVRMTTKARRIVRDMYGAFLDDPRLLPPDYRRDDATAQARAIADYIAGMTDRYAIREHRRLFDMS; encoded by the coding sequence ATGACACCACTGGCCGTCTACGCTTGTCACCCCGATCGAACCCGCGGCCGCGCGCACGCCGAGCCGCCGGCCACCAACCGCACCGAGTTCCAGCGCGACCGCGATCGCATCGTGCACTGCACGGCGTTCCGCCGCCTGGAGTACAAGACGCAGGTCTTCGTCAATCACGAAGGCGACCTGTTCCGCACCCGTCTCACCCATAGCCTGGAAGTGGCGCAGATCGCGCGCACGCTGGCGCGCAACCTGGGCCTGTCCGAAGACCTTACCGAAGCCATCGCGCTGGCGCATGACCTGGGCCATACGCCTTTCGGCCACGCCGGGCAGGACGAGCTGAATGCCTGCATGCACGAACTGGCGCCGCAGGCCGGCGGCTTCGAGCACAACCTGCAAAGCCTGCGCGTAGTCGATGAGCTCGAAGAGCGCTACGCGGAGTTCAACGGCCTGAACCTGTGCTTCGAAACCCGCGAAGGCATACTGAAGCACTGCTCGGCGGCGCACGCGCGCCAGCTGGGCGATGTGGGCCTGCGCTTCCTGGAACGCACCCAGCCTTCGCTCGAGGCCCAGGTGGCCAATCTGGCAGACGAGGTGGCCTACAACAACCACGACATCGACGACGGCCTGCGCTCGGGGCTGATCACGCTGGAGCAGATGCAGCAGGTCGCCATCTTCGCGCGCCATCATGCCGAAGTGATGCGCCTGCATCCGGGCATTCCCTCGCGCCGCGCCATCGCCGAAACCATACGGCGGATGATCAACACGCTCATCACCGACCTTACCGCCACCACGCTGGCACGCGTGCGACAGCACGCACCCGACAGCGCGGATGCCGTGCGCCAGGCGCCCGCGTTGGCGGGCTTTTCAGACGAGGTGCGGCAGGAAGCCGACGAGCTCAAGCGCTTCCTCTTCCACAACCTGTACCGCCACTATCAGGTGGTGCGCATGACCACGAAGGCGCGCCGCATCGTGCGTGACATGTATGGCGCGTTCCTCGACGATCCTCGCCTGTTGCCGCCCGATTACCGCCGCGACGACGCCACGGCGCAGGCGCGCGCCATCGCCGACTACATCGCCGGAATGACCGATCGCTATGCCATCCGCGAGCATCGTCGGCTATTCGACATGAGCTGA
- a CDS encoding penicillin-binding protein 1A — translation MSKRQNSSKQDQPAHGGSPILRFFVKTGILLGGLALCGVLLAGMALALAWPNLPDLHAMTDYRPRVPLRVYTADRVLIGEFGEERRNVLRFNEIPDVMKSAVLAAEDDRFYQHGGIDWAGVIRAGLTNIINMSKTQGASTITMQVARNFYLSSEKTYSRKFYELLLTFKIESQLTKDQILELYMNQIYLGHRAYGFAAASRTYFGKPLSQVTPAEAAMLAGIPKAPSRFNPLSNRPRAELRQRYVLGRMYSLGYLTEAEYKEASAQQLVLKSMDPTAGGTYGIHGEYVAELARQLLYNVYQDNLYSRGINVYTTVMSKDQEVAYNAVRDGVLEYTRRAPYPGPEDQLDLPAGIENDPQALDEFLDGVFDKYSDSADLLTGVVLSASPTEIKVARSSREIITVNDKKALGIVARALGDKAKADIRIKRGSVVYVHKNGEYWEVINFPGVQAAFVSMVPQDGAIRSLVGGFDFFRGNFNRVTQAWRQPGSNIKPFIYAASLERGLTPSTQISDQPFELSAAQTGSKAWHPKNYGNQYEPMLTMRQALYKSKNMVSIRILQAIGPQYAQDYLTRFGFDKSRQPAVLPLALGAGSVTPLQLAGAYAVFANGGYRITPYLIERVTDSSGKILMQSKPPVAGDASVRAIDPRTAFVVDDMLRGVATSGTAARARATLKRGDVAGKTGTTNESVDAWFSGYTPTLVGTAWLGYDQPRSLGSRETGGGVAMPIWLEYMQEMLKGVPENKERNRPEGLLVEGGEYYFAEYPPGQAVASLGLGASPTTTQQSDSLGDFLNGLREPEIRAAPGVGTRGNQTWSQDIPF, via the coding sequence ATGAGCAAGCGCCAGAATTCTTCGAAGCAGGACCAGCCCGCCCACGGCGGCTCGCCGATTTTGCGGTTTTTCGTCAAGACCGGCATTCTGCTGGGCGGCCTGGCGCTGTGCGGCGTGCTGCTGGCCGGCATGGCTCTGGCCCTGGCCTGGCCCAACCTGCCCGACCTGCACGCCATGACCGATTACCGGCCGCGCGTGCCGCTGCGCGTCTACACGGCCGACCGCGTGCTCATCGGCGAGTTCGGCGAAGAGCGCCGCAACGTGCTGCGCTTCAACGAGATTCCCGACGTGATGAAGTCGGCGGTGCTGGCCGCGGAAGACGACCGCTTCTACCAGCACGGCGGCATCGACTGGGCGGGCGTGATCCGCGCCGGCCTCACCAACATCATCAACATGTCGAAGACGCAGGGCGCCAGCACGATCACGATGCAGGTGGCGCGCAACTTCTACCTGTCGTCAGAGAAGACCTATTCGCGCAAGTTCTACGAACTGCTGCTCACCTTCAAGATCGAATCGCAGCTCACCAAGGACCAGATCCTCGAGCTGTACATGAACCAGATCTACCTGGGGCATCGCGCGTATGGCTTCGCCGCGGCGTCGCGCACGTACTTCGGCAAGCCGCTGTCGCAGGTCACGCCGGCCGAGGCGGCCATGCTGGCCGGCATCCCCAAGGCTCCGTCGCGCTTCAATCCGCTGTCCAACCGCCCCCGCGCCGAACTGCGCCAGCGCTACGTGCTGGGCCGCATGTATTCGCTGGGCTACCTGACCGAGGCCGAGTACAAGGAAGCATCGGCGCAGCAGCTGGTGCTCAAGTCCATGGACCCCACGGCCGGCGGCACCTACGGCATCCACGGCGAGTACGTGGCCGAGCTGGCCCGCCAGCTGCTGTACAACGTGTACCAGGACAACCTGTACTCGCGCGGCATCAACGTGTACACCACGGTGATGTCCAAGGACCAGGAAGTGGCCTACAACGCGGTGCGCGACGGCGTGCTCGAGTACACGCGCCGCGCGCCCTATCCCGGTCCCGAAGACCAGCTCGACCTGCCTGCCGGCATCGAGAACGACCCGCAGGCGCTCGACGAGTTCCTGGACGGCGTGTTCGACAAGTACAGCGACAGCGCCGACCTGCTGACCGGCGTGGTGCTGTCGGCCAGTCCCACCGAGATCAAGGTGGCGCGCAGTTCACGCGAGATCATCACCGTCAACGACAAGAAGGCGCTGGGCATCGTGGCGCGCGCGCTGGGCGACAAGGCCAAGGCCGATATCCGCATCAAGCGCGGCTCGGTGGTCTACGTGCACAAGAACGGCGAGTACTGGGAAGTGATCAACTTCCCGGGCGTGCAGGCGGCCTTCGTGTCCATGGTGCCGCAGGACGGCGCGATCCGCTCGCTGGTGGGCGGCTTCGATTTCTTCCGCGGCAATTTCAACCGCGTCACGCAGGCATGGCGCCAGCCGGGCTCGAACATCAAGCCCTTCATCTACGCCGCCTCGCTCGAACGCGGCCTGACGCCCAGCACGCAGATCTCCGACCAGCCCTTCGAACTCAGCGCCGCGCAGACCGGCTCGAAGGCCTGGCATCCGAAGAACTACGGCAACCAGTACGAGCCCATGCTGACCATGCGGCAGGCGCTGTACAAGTCCAAGAACATGGTGTCGATCCGCATCCTGCAGGCCATCGGCCCGCAGTACGCGCAGGACTACCTGACCCGCTTCGGCTTCGACAAGAGCCGCCAGCCGGCGGTGCTGCCGCTGGCGCTGGGCGCGGGCTCGGTCACGCCGCTGCAGCTGGCCGGCGCCTACGCGGTGTTCGCCAACGGCGGCTATCGCATCACGCCCTACCTGATCGAGCGCGTCACCGACAGCTCGGGCAAGATCCTGATGCAGTCCAAGCCGCCGGTCGCGGGCGACGCCTCGGTGCGCGCCATCGATCCGCGCACGGCCTTCGTGGTGGACGACATGCTGCGCGGCGTGGCCACCAGCGGCACGGCGGCGCGCGCGCGCGCCACGCTCAAGCGCGGCGACGTGGCCGGCAAGACGGGCACCACCAACGAATCGGTGGACGCGTGGTTCTCGGGATATACGCCCACGCTGGTGGGCACGGCGTGGCTGGGCTATGACCAGCCGCGCTCGCTGGGTTCGCGCGAGACGGGCGGCGGCGTGGCCATGCCCATCTGGCTGGAATACATGCAGGAAATGCTGAAGGGCGTGCCCGAGAACAAAGAGCGCAATCGTCCCGAAGGCCTGCTGGTCGAAGGCGGCGAGTACTACTTCGCCGAGTATCCGCCGGGCCAGGCCGTGGCCTCGCTGGGGCTGGGCGCCTCGCCCACGACGACGCAGCAGAGCGACTCGCTGGGCGACTTCCTGAACGGCCTGCGCGAGCCCGAGATCCGTGCCGCGCCGGGCGTGGGCACGCGCGGCAACCAGACCTGGTCGCAGGACATCCCGTTCTGA
- a CDS encoding helix-turn-helix transcriptional regulator, whose product MDHDQELRIASALYEGVTDASRWQEALQLTAHALDTERGAILARHQRTGRILVSDVVGNDPAMVDEYEAHYHEQDIVNAVSHRIPTGGSFLDQRDSAEAMRDTPFYNDFLRRHGVGSLMMAFPVRQEGMEHLVSFQRDRERGAFDVQHEENLKRLVPHLQRAIELRLKLRSLERQVAWSSAALEAFSTPILLLDPGGRLLGANHTAQHWYARHVNRLRGCAEWHRVLATATGALGAPRAAGYRMSDEAGYVVAVPAPAAHAHGLPDGPIALVVVHPERLHTPVQHDVLKDLFHFSQAECRLLDCLMLGQPMAQAAATLGIAMETARSQTKSMLQKTGTHRQAELLRLASMLQGPA is encoded by the coding sequence ATGGATCATGATCAAGAGTTACGCATTGCCAGCGCTCTCTACGAGGGCGTGACCGATGCCAGCCGCTGGCAGGAAGCCCTGCAACTGACCGCCCACGCCCTGGATACCGAGCGCGGGGCCATTCTGGCGCGCCACCAGCGCACGGGCCGCATCCTGGTCAGCGACGTGGTCGGCAACGACCCGGCCATGGTCGACGAGTACGAAGCCCACTACCACGAGCAGGACATCGTCAACGCGGTGTCGCACCGCATCCCCACCGGGGGCTCCTTCCTGGACCAGCGCGACAGCGCCGAGGCCATGCGCGATACGCCGTTCTACAACGACTTCCTGCGCCGCCACGGCGTGGGTTCGCTGATGATGGCGTTTCCGGTGCGCCAGGAAGGCATGGAGCACCTGGTGTCGTTCCAGCGCGACCGCGAGCGCGGCGCCTTCGACGTCCAGCACGAAGAAAACCTCAAGCGCCTGGTGCCCCACCTGCAGCGCGCCATCGAGCTGCGGCTGAAGCTGCGCTCGCTGGAGCGGCAGGTGGCCTGGAGTTCCGCCGCGCTCGAGGCCTTCTCCACCCCCATCCTGTTGCTGGATCCCGGCGGCCGCCTGCTTGGCGCCAACCACACCGCCCAGCATTGGTACGCGCGCCACGTCAACCGGCTGCGCGGCTGCGCCGAATGGCACCGGGTGCTGGCCACGGCCACGGGCGCGCTCGGCGCGCCGCGCGCGGCCGGCTATCGCATGAGCGACGAGGCCGGCTATGTGGTGGCGGTGCCGGCGCCGGCCGCGCATGCGCACGGCCTGCCTGACGGCCCGATCGCGCTGGTGGTGGTGCACCCCGAGCGCCTGCACACGCCCGTGCAGCACGACGTGCTGAAAGACCTGTTCCATTTCAGCCAGGCCGAGTGCCGCCTGCTGGACTGTCTGATGCTGGGACAGCCCATGGCGCAGGCCGCGGCCACACTGGGCATCGCCATGGAGACGGCGCGCTCGCAGACGAAGTCGATGCTGCAGAAGACGGGAACACATCGGCAGGCCGAATTGCTGCGCCTGGCCTCGATGCTTCAAGGTCCGGCCTGA
- the uvrA gene encoding excinuclease ABC subunit UvrA → MDAIRIRGARTHNLKNVSLDLPRHQLVVVTGLSGSGKSSLAFDTLYAEGQRRYVESLSAYARQFLQLMDKPDVDLIEGLSPAISIEQKASSHNPRSTVGTITEIHDYLRLLYARVGTPYCPDHGLPLQAQNVSQMVDGVLAWAAETRLAVLAPIARARKGSFEDECASLQAQGYVRLRVDGQMVEIDAMPALKKTEKHDIDVVIDRLRIRPESKQRLAESFETALQLADGRAIALDMDSGREQIFSSRYACPVCSHSLPELEPRLFSFNNPMGACPTCDGIGQVGFFDPKRVVAFPELSLAAGAIRGWDRRNSFTHTLLTSLAAHYGFDIDTPFENLPDDIREKVLHGSGEEEIQFFYLNEKGRSTVKRHPFEGVIPNLERRWRETDSANVREELGKYRNIKTCPDCAGSRLRAEARHVLIGDDPRGGERHGQAIFEVEAMPLSACLEWFRALALTGAKQEIAQRIVREIEARLSFLNNVGLNYLSLDRSADTISGGEAQRIRLASQIGSGLTGVMYVLDEPSIGLHQRDNDRLIGTLQHLRDLGNSVIVVEHDEDMIRSADWVVDMGPGAGEHGGQVVAQGTPASIEKDDQSLTGQYLSGRRAIDVPKRRAFGDDQPWLTLSGASGNNLKNVTLRVPAGKLVCVTGVSGSGKSTVVNDTLAVAAARQLNHAQGEPAPYASITGLEHFDKIINVDQSPIGRTPRSNPATYTGLFTPIRELFAGVPEARARGYDPGRFSFNVKGGRCEACQGDGVVKVEMHFLPDMYVPCDVCHGKRYNRETLEIRYRGRNISEVLDLTVEQALEYFESVPAIARKLHTLVDVGLSYIRLGQSATTLSGGEAQRVKLSQELSKRSTGRTLYILDEPTTGLHFRDIELLLKVLNQLVDSGNTVLIIEHNLDVIKTADWLVDMGPEGGDGGGRVVAQGTPEEVADNPDSHTGHYLARVLRRT, encoded by the coding sequence TTATGCCGAGGGCCAGCGCCGCTATGTGGAAAGCCTGTCGGCTTACGCGCGCCAGTTCCTCCAGCTGATGGACAAGCCCGATGTGGACCTGATCGAGGGCCTATCGCCCGCGATCTCCATCGAACAGAAGGCGTCCAGCCACAATCCGCGTTCCACGGTCGGCACGATCACCGAAATCCACGACTACCTGCGCCTGCTGTACGCGCGGGTGGGCACGCCCTATTGCCCCGATCACGGCCTGCCGCTGCAGGCGCAGAACGTCAGCCAGATGGTGGACGGTGTCCTGGCCTGGGCTGCGGAAACACGCCTGGCGGTGCTGGCGCCCATCGCCCGCGCCCGCAAGGGCAGTTTCGAGGACGAGTGCGCCAGCCTGCAGGCGCAGGGCTATGTGCGGCTGCGCGTGGACGGGCAGATGGTCGAAATCGACGCCATGCCCGCGCTGAAAAAGACCGAGAAGCACGACATCGACGTGGTGATCGACCGCCTGCGCATCCGCCCGGAAAGCAAGCAGCGCCTGGCGGAAAGCTTCGAGACGGCGCTGCAGCTGGCCGACGGCCGCGCCATCGCGCTGGACATGGACAGCGGACGCGAGCAGATTTTCTCAAGCCGCTATGCCTGTCCGGTGTGCAGCCACAGCCTGCCCGAGCTGGAGCCGCGGCTGTTCAGCTTCAACAATCCCATGGGCGCCTGCCCCACCTGCGACGGCATCGGCCAGGTGGGATTCTTCGATCCCAAGCGCGTGGTGGCGTTTCCCGAACTCAGCCTGGCGGCGGGCGCGATCCGCGGCTGGGATCGCCGCAACTCGTTCACGCACACGCTGCTGACCAGCCTGGCGGCGCATTACGGCTTCGACATCGACACGCCGTTCGAGAACCTGCCGGACGATATCCGCGAGAAAGTGCTGCACGGCTCGGGCGAGGAAGAGATCCAGTTCTTCTACCTCAACGAGAAGGGCCGCAGCACGGTGAAGCGGCATCCGTTCGAGGGCGTCATCCCTAACCTGGAACGCCGCTGGCGCGAGACGGACTCGGCCAATGTGCGCGAGGAACTGGGCAAGTACCGCAACATCAAGACCTGTCCCGATTGCGCGGGCTCGCGCCTGCGCGCCGAGGCGCGGCACGTGCTCATCGGCGATGACCCTCGCGGCGGCGAACGCCACGGCCAGGCCATCTTCGAGGTCGAGGCGATGCCGCTGTCGGCCTGCCTGGAGTGGTTCCGCGCGCTGGCGCTGACGGGCGCCAAGCAGGAAATCGCCCAGCGCATCGTGCGCGAGATCGAGGCGCGGCTCAGCTTCCTGAACAATGTGGGGCTGAACTATCTGTCGCTGGACCGCAGCGCCGACACCATTTCGGGCGGCGAGGCGCAGCGCATCCGGCTGGCCAGCCAGATCGGGTCGGGCCTGACGGGCGTGATGTACGTGCTGGACGAACCGTCCATCGGCCTGCACCAGCGCGACAACGACCGCCTGATCGGCACGCTGCAGCACCTGCGCGACCTGGGCAACAGCGTGATCGTGGTCGAGCACGACGAAGACATGATTCGCTCGGCCGATTGGGTGGTGGACATGGGCCCGGGCGCGGGCGAGCACGGCGGTCAGGTGGTGGCGCAGGGCACGCCGGCCTCCATCGAGAAAGACGATCAGTCCCTCACGGGCCAATATCTCAGCGGCCGGCGCGCCATCGACGTGCCCAAGCGCCGCGCCTTCGGCGACGACCAGCCGTGGCTCACGCTGTCGGGCGCGTCGGGCAACAACCTGAAGAACGTCACGCTGCGCGTGCCGGCGGGCAAGCTGGTGTGCGTGACGGGCGTGTCGGGTTCGGGCAAGTCGACGGTGGTGAACGACACGCTGGCGGTGGCCGCGGCGCGCCAGCTGAATCACGCGCAGGGCGAGCCGGCGCCGTATGCCTCTATCACGGGCCTGGAGCATTTCGACAAGATCATCAACGTCGACCAAAGCCCCATCGGCCGCACGCCGCGCAGCAACCCGGCCACGTACACGGGCCTGTTCACGCCCATCCGCGAACTGTTCGCGGGCGTGCCCGAGGCCCGCGCGCGCGGATACGATCCGGGCCGCTTCAGCTTCAACGTGAAGGGCGGCCGCTGCGAGGCGTGCCAGGGCGACGGCGTGGTCAAGGTCGAGATGCACTTCCTGCCCGACATGTACGTGCCGTGCGACGTTTGTCATGGCAAACGATATAACCGCGAGACGCTGGAGATCCGCTATCGCGGCCGCAACATCAGCGAGGTGCTGGACCTGACGGTGGAACAGGCGCTGGAATACTTCGAGTCCGTGCCCGCCATCGCGCGCAAGCTGCACACGCTGGTGGACGTGGGCCTGTCGTATATCCGCCTGGGGCAAAGCGCCACCACCCTGTCGGGCGGCGAGGCGCAGCGCGTGAAGCTGTCGCAGGAGTTGTCCAAGCGCAGCACGGGCCGCACGCTGTACATCCTGGACGAACCCACCACGGGCCTGCACTTCCGCGACATCGAACTGCTGTTGAAGGTGCTGAACCAGCTGGTCGACAGCGGCAATACGGTGCTGATCATCGAGCACAACCTGGACGTGATCAAGACGGCGGACTGGCTGGTGGATATGGGGCCCGAAGGCGGCGACGGCGGCGGACGGGTGGTGGCGCAGGGTACGCCCGAAGAGGTGGCGGACAACCCGGACAGCCATACCGGCCACTATCTGGCGCGCGTGTTGCGGCGCACATAA